The Cheilinus undulatus linkage group 17, ASM1832078v1, whole genome shotgun sequence genomic sequence atttgccaaaattaacactggcttaAAGTATCTAAGTTACAGACGGTTTAATAAGAGGGTTGTCGCATAAATTTTCCAACCGGTTGGTCatcttaaattttgtttttcaactAATCTGTCTTGTATTTGACCATGCTAATGTTTGCTGTGGGCACTATGAGTTCATGTGGTATTTTCCTATGCAAGCACACCTTTAGCAGTTACACCAGATAAAGTCTAGAGCTGCTCTCATATGATACGTAGTCAGACCATCCCAGCGCACAGCTGCctgtaaacatttgacagcagctctgacacggGGAAGAGGAAGTGGGTTTTTCGATCAGTGGGTGGGTAGGTCTGCTCGGCTTTGCTTATAAAGTGTGTAGGAACAAGCAGAAAATTTAAGCTGTTTACAGTAACAAATTCACTTTGTTTAGTTTGGCTTCTTTTATTTGCCGGACCCAGAGGCCGGTAAGTGAAGTACCTGCACTTGGTGCTGATTTCCCGTTCTGATCCAGAGAAAGTGCTTGTGCAGACCTGTGAAGCTGTTGTCGGTCCACAGACCAGGGTGTAAAGTAAAACCTTTATAGACCAGGAGACATCactgtctctcttctctgctctctatctgactgtaacagacactaacattTACACATCCACCTTTAAAGGATGAATAAGGAGACTTAATAAACATATTTACCAACTAGTGAATTAAACAGCAGGACAGAGGCTGAGACGGAGGGCAGAGAAGAGAGGCATATTTTTAGTATTGGTCATTCAAAATCCTGCATCTTCCTTCATGTCTGAGCAGATGTTCTGgtgtttggtgtgtttctaaCTTTGGATTGTAATCACTGAAACAGTCAGGAAATAACATCTTCTCCCTGCATCACTGCtctgtttgcaaaaaaatctttggCACATCATCGTAGCAAATGAAAGTTTTTATgttaagtcacattttttaaaacgtAGTGGTCAATCTCTGAATGTTCTGATGGCATCATTTTATCAATATAAGCTTCTCTTCTTCATGTGCATCTGAGTTTGACAGCAGAATTTTGAATGCCATTTTGTGCTTCTTACgcttgtatttttcttttccagccGAGGAGTGTAAAAGAAAATGGAAGAACATGAGAGACCGCTACCTGAAGGAAGTCAGAATGGAAAACAAAAGCAAGAAGCAAGGGGAGatctttcaaagcagatggaaataCAGACAGCTCATGAATTTTATTGCTCCTTTCGCTGGATCCAGAAGTGGAGGGCCAGATATAGCGGGCAACAACGACGATGACCACGACAATCTTGACAACGAATCAAGCAGCCCAGGAGGAGAACCTGCCCCACCTGAGGTGGTCAAGACCTCGCAGTCCCTTGTGAAGTCTGCTAGTCAACAAGACATCAAGCCACAGGTGGCATTTATGACACAGAATCCTTCGGTACATCAGGACGCACAGGTCACACAGCTGGCTAAGACCCAACCAGGCTCCCTCTCCATCAACAAAGCAGGCAGAAAACGGCGCCTCATGCCAGACTCGCACTCGCTCAATTCTTCGCAGTCGTCTCCGACTAAGTGGCTGGTCAAAGACAATGGTTCCACATTTCCTAACAGGCCGCGGGACGAGGACGAACTGTTTCTGCTGAGCTTTGTACCCGCTCTGAAGCGACTCGCTCCGCAGAAGAGATGCGAGACAAAAATGAAGATTCAGCAGATAATGTACGAAGCGGAGTTTAATGTCACACATCCGCAAGAGAAACAAGCGGAAACGGAGGAAACGCAGGAGTAGAACtgaatcctttttttctgttccctTTGTCTGATTTCTAAGATTGTATTTCATAAAACAAGCCAAAACTTTTAGACATATGACCATATTTGCTCTTTTTCAGCAGTATCTAAACTTATCATCACTCTGCTTTTTTATCAGCAGATCTAAATCTTGTTTGAAAAAACTTTTATACATTTACACATAAAGAGGACAACAGAGACTCTGAGCATCTTTATTTACATGGCTTCACTGTCAATAGAGTGAATTCACACATAGAAAAGTGGCTTAACAAACCACCACTCATTTCTTAACTATATAGTTATCTAcagtattttagattttaattacagtaaaacacagaaattaaaGAATTTCCAAATTGGAAAGCAACACTGTTTAATAAGTCATCTTAGATCTGCTAACATGCAAACGAGAAAGTTtcattttctgtaaaataaagacaatgtaTGACATTGGTTGATTTGTGTGGGATTTCTTCTTAATTTGCAGACGAGCTGCACACTTTATAAAATCATATactgtgaaataaaacaagcataagaaaaaaaaatcttagcaTTTTAGTGAACAAAAAGAAGCACATGctagtaatgttttttttttttttttttacctttgtaaGATGTTTGCAACAAAGTGTTAAAATATGTAGGGTAGCATAAAAAGGCCTTTCCACTGACAAGTAACAAAAGGAAAGGCCCAGATGAGAGATGTGAAATAAATGGTGTTTTATTGGACAAGCTTAATATAGAAAACTTATCTACTGTTTTAGTACCAGTTGTGCTTTTTTAATGACTTCAATAAAGAAGTTCATTCGGATCTAGAACCCAAAGTAGCAGTCATGGGGtgcttagaaaaaaaataaaggattcCAAATGGCATATAGTACCCgtttttgtagaaatatgtaCATACAatgatttacttttaaaataaaaacagttagtAAGAGGAATTTATGCTGTAAGAAAGTAATGTGTAAGAATggtcaaaataccaatttgcACACGGTACACTTTAATGCTccaaccacctccaggtacagtaGGAACCCCAGTATCTGGcattgttattttgggggttgttaGCTTGAAAGTTCAGGAACCCCTTTAGTAAATAGCACACAGCATTCATAGTCTTTTCTTGTTTA encodes the following:
- the LOC121525090 gene encoding MADF and BESS domain-containing protein, which gives rise to MDDKLILAVFNCPELYNVTLPNYRCTESRANAWRNISMILGITSEECKRKWKNMRDRYLKEVRMENKSKKQGEIFQSRWKYRQLMNFIAPFAGSRSGGPDIAGNNDDDHDNLDNESSSPGGEPAPPEVVKTSQSLVKSASQQDIKPQVAFMTQNPSVHQDAQVTQLAKTQPGSLSINKAGRKRRLMPDSHSLNSSQSSPTKWLVKDNGSTFPNRPRDEDELFLLSFVPALKRLAPQKRCETKMKIQQIMYEAEFNVTHPQEKQAETEETQE